In Zunongwangia sp. HGR-M22, the sequence CTAAAGGAAGTATCCTTGGAGATAAAACACGAATGGAAAATCTGGTAAAAGAAGAAAATGCCTTTATTCGACCAAGTCCATCTGGTGATTCTTTAGGTGGTGTTGCCAGGAAAACGCGAGAGAGTATCCTTTTATGTGAGGCAGCCGGCTTTGATATTATTTTGATTGAAACCGTGGGCGTAGGACAAAGTGAGACCACCGTACATAGCATGTGCGATTTCTTTTTATTATTGAAATTAGCAGGAGCTGGTGATGAACTTCAAGGAATAAAACGCGGCATTATGGAAATGGCAGATGCCATCGTGATCAATAAAGCAGATGGCGAAAATATTAAGGCTGCCAATACCGCAAAATTAGATTTTAAAAGAGCTTTACATCTCTACCCACCTAAAGAAAGTAGTTGGTTACCGGAAGTTCTACTCAGTAGCGCTTTGTACAACGAAGGCATTCCAGAGATATGGGAACTTATCGAGTCTTTTAATAAAATTACCACAGAAAATGGCTATTTTCTACTAAATAGAAAAGAACAAAGTAAATTTTGGTTATTACAAACCATTAACGAACAGTTGAAGCATTCTTTTTATCAAAACCCTGAAATTAAAGTGGCTTTAGAAAAACAATTAAAGGCTATTTTCGATAATAAAACAACTGCTTTTATTGCTGCAAAACAGCTTTTAGACAAGTTTTCTAAACTATAGAAAATTATTTTTATACCAGTTAATTTGTTTTTGTAAACCTTCTTTTAAAGTTGTCTTCGGGTTGTATTCCAATATCTTTTTAGCTTTAGTAATATTAGCTCTAGTGTGCCATTGGTCGCCCTTCCGTTTCGGCACAATTTGTAATTCGATCTTTTTACCTAAAAGCTTTTCGACACAATCAATCCCCTCCTGAGTAGTATACTCTGCTTCTGTACCTAGATTGATGATTTCGCCATTTAATTCATGATGTTTTTCAATTGCGGAAAGTAGTCCATCTATAATATCACCCACATAAGTAAAACTTCTCAAATGCTTTTCACTTCCAGAAAAAAACGGAAACTTTTCATTATGATATGCGCAGGATATTAATTTGGCATACAGCTTCTCAGGACGCTCTCGCGGTCCGTAAACAGAATATAATCTAAAAGAACTACTATTTAATCGTTTTGCACGAGATTCTGCCAAGACTAATTGCTCTGCAGCTAGCTTGGTAACTCCATAGTAGGAAGCCGGTTGCGTTGGAGTATTTTCAGAAAAGGTAGCCTCTAAACCGTAAACTGAAGATGTAGAAATATTAAAAAAATGCTTCAGTTTTCTGTTTTGATGAGCAAATTCAATTAAATTCTGGGTTGCAATAAAATTGTTCTGTAAGTATTGATCGAAAGTACTGGTTGCTGAAATTCCTGGTTGTGCTGCAAAATGAATAATAAAATCAAAATTAGTTGAAAGCTTTTTGAAATCTTCAGTTTCTCTTAAATCTGCATTAATAACTTCTACATTTTGTTTTTGCAAACACTCAGCATTCAGCTTTTTCAATTTTACATCATAATATTCTGAGAAATTATCTATTCCTGTAACCTGATAACCTATTTTATTAAGTGCCTCAGCAGCGTGGGATCCAATAAAACCGGCAGCACCAGTAACTAAAACTTTCATAAATTTAATTGTAAAAACACGAGTAAAACAAAACTATTGAGTCCAAATTACGTCGATTTTCACTTATAATCTATATTTATCTTTATAACCTTCTTACATTTTCTATTAAAAGATACATTTGTAAATAATTTGTAAGCATGGAATATCAATTTACGATTATTGTACCAATTTATAATGAGGAAGAAAATCTGTATCGCTTAGAAAAACAACTTTCTCTGTACCTTGAAATTGCAAGGATACCAACCTGTATATTATTAGTTAATGATGGTTCTTCAGATAATAGTTTATCGATGATCGAAAAAATTTGCGAGCGCAATAAAGCTTTCTTTTTTATATCTTTTGAAAAAAATTGCGGACTAAGTGCCGCGATCAAAGCTGGATTCGATTATGCTGATACTCAGCTTATAGGTTATATCGATTCAGATCTACAAACAGATCCTGAAGATTTTAATCTTTTAATGCAGGATATTGGCGAATACGATCTTGTTACTGGATGGCGCGCTGATCGTAAAGATTCTTTTGTGAAAAATATGTCCTCGCTTATCGCCAATGGTATTCGTAAAAGCTTTACCCACGATGGGATGAACGATACCGGATGTCCTTTAAAGATCATCAAGGCAGATTATGCAAAAAGAATCCCGATGTTTAAAGGCCTTCATCGTTTTTTACCGGCCATGATCATGCTACAAAACGGAACAGTAAAACAAGTTCCTGTAAGACACTACCCAAGAATTGCGGGGAAAGCAAAATTTCATTTATGGAACAGACTTTTAGGTCCTTTAGTCGATTGTTTTGCTTACCTGTGGATGAAGAAAAAATACATCAATTATAACGTGGCTAAAAAAGGATGAGCCCATGGTACGTCTATACTGTAGGTTTTATTGCCCAGATCCTTTTTTCTGGACGTTTACTGTTGCAATGGATCCTTTCTGAAAAACACAAAAAGGTTTTAACGCCCAGCCTATTCTGGAAGTTTAGCCTAATCGCCTCTTTTTTACTTTTTGTTTATGGGGATCTACAGGATGATTTTTCGATTATGTTTGGCCAGGCGATCACCTATTATATTTATATTCAGAATTTACAGTTACAGGGAGAATGGGATAAAATGAAGCGTATTTTTCAGCTTTTCATTTATATTTTTCCAGCTTTTGTAGTGCTTTACAATTACAATAATGGCACCTTAGATCTACAACGTTTCTTCGGTAACGACAGCATCCCTATCTGGTTAGTTTTACTGGGAACAGTTGCTCAAATCATTTTCAATCTTCGCTTTTTATATCAATGGATCTATTCTGAAAGAAAAAAAGAAAGTATACTTCCATTAGGATTTTGGGTGCTTAGCCTGATTGGTGCGAGCCTTATTTTGATTTACGCTATTATTAGAAGAGATCCTGTTTTATTTACAGGACATATTTTTGGAAGTGTAGTTTATGTAAGAAATATTATCTTAAGCCAAAAGTCTAAACGACAACTAAATGAAGCCTAAATTTCATAGATACCTACTTGCTCTTATTGGTGTTTGCATCCTAATATTTTTCTTTAATCTGGATGCTATTTATGTAAATATTATGGAAGCCAGAAACTTTGGTTCAGCCAGAGAAATGCTGAATATGGATCATTGGCTTCTAACTACCTTAAACGACATTCCGCGTTATGAAAAACCGCCGTTGCCAACCTGGCTCACGGCAATTTCAGCAAAAATTTTTGGTATAGAAAATTTATGGGCTTTACGAATACCTGCTGCCTGTGCGGCAACTTTGCTTACAGTTTATTTATATAAATTTTCAGAATTATTAAATATTACTAGGAAACAAGCATTTATAGCAGCGCTTGTGGCAGTTACTTCTTTTTATATTATTTTTTCTGGGAGAAATGGCCAATGGGATATTTTTACTCATGCATTTATGATGGTGGCTATTTATTTCCTTTTCCAATTTTTTAGAGACCAGAGAAAGTTATGGCGTAACGTTATTTTAGCCGGAATTTTCTTTGGTTTTTCGATACTTAGTAAGGGCCCTGTTTCGATTTACGCATTGTTTTTACCTTTTGTAATCGCTTATTTTCTTGTTTATAAATTTCAGGAATTTAGCAAAAAATGGGGCGCTTTAATCGTTTTTATAGTTCTTGGTTTATCAGTTGGATTATGGTGGTTTGCTTATGTAAGAATAGCCGACCCTATTGCATTTTTAGATATCGCTAAAGATGAAGCATCAAACTGGGGAAGTTATAACATTCGGCCGTTTTATTATTATTGGAGCTTCTTTACGCAAAGTGGCATTTGGACAATTCCGTCATTCGTTGCGCTGCTTTACCCTTACTTAAAAAATAAAGTTAGCAATAAAAAAGCTTACCGATTTACTGTTCTTTGGACGTTTCTTTCAGTAATACTTCTCTCCATTATTCCCGAGAAAAAGTCTAGATATCTCTTACCAGTGCTAATCCCTATGGCATTAAACACTTCATTTTACATAGAATATTTATTCAGAAATTATTCAATCTTAAAGCTGAACGAGAAATGGATTGTTTATTTCAATTTTGGACTCATTGCAATAATAGGTATCACTTTTCCTATCATTGCTCCATTTTTCCTAAAACTTAGCGGAATTTATTATTTATGGTACACTCTAACATCAATTGCCTTAGCAGGTATTGGGTTTGGAATATTCTACTTCTTCAAAAGGAAAAAAATTGCGAAGATTTTTTATCTGACTATAAGCTTCATCTGTATGATCATAATTTTAGGTTTTCCCCTCGTGGATACTCTTATTAATAATCCTAATTACAAGGCATTTTCTGAATTAAGAAAGCTATCCGAAAAACAGCAATTTGAAGTTTACGCATACAAGTCTTTTAGTCCGGAAATTATTTGGAATTATGGCGAGCCAATTCCCATATTAAAAAATGATGCTAGCTTCTCTATTCCAAAAGAGAATATATTTGGTTTACTCATATCTCCAAATGACACTATCACATCAGAAATGTTTCCTAAGTATTCTATCGAGAAAGTTGATCGGTATGACTTAAATCAAGTAAACCCGAACAAATCTGGATATAAAGATCGCCTGATTCGCGATTTTTATTTACTCAAAAAAAAGTAATAATATTGGATTAAAGATTTAAGTAACTCAATACACTCTCTCCTGAAAAATATTTAAATTATCCATGTAACATTTGGTGCAAAAAGTATCTAAAGGATAAATCTTAAATCTTTTCCTATGAAAAATTTCATTTTACTCTTTAGTTTTTGCTTTCTGCTTTTTACAAACCATACATTTAGTCAAAGCAGTTTTAAAGTTACAAAGTCTGGTAGCGGTGAGCCAATTTTACTTTTTCCCGGTTTTACAAGTACATCTTCAGTTTATAAAAGTCTAATCGAAGACCTTTCTAAAAATCATGAAATACATGCATTCACTTTTGCAGGTTTCGGTGAGGTTGCTCCTATCCCTACTCCATGGCTTAAAACAATTAAAGAGGATATCGAAACTTACATTATAAATAATGAACTTAAAAATCCTGTAATAATAGGTCACATTATGGGTGGTACTTTAGGATTGTGGTTGGCTTCAGAACACGCAAACTTTAAAAAATTGATCTTAATCGACGCCTTACCTGCGATGGGTGCTTTTATTGCCAGATTATAATAGTGATTCTATAGAATATGAAAGTCCCTATAATGAGCACTTGTTAAAAATGGATACTTTAGAATTTAAAAACATGGCTACGCAAATGGCAACTGGAATAAGTATGAACCTTGAAAGCCAAAAGTTGATTATTGAAGATCTAATGAAAGCTGATCGCAAAACCTATGTTTATGGATACACTGATCTTCTGAAATTAGATTTACGCCAGAAATTATCTAATATTGATATTCCGGTTTATATTCTTGCTGCAGATCTTCCTTACGGAAAAGAAACAGTTGAAAAAAATTATAAAAGCCAGTACGAAAACCTGAAAAGCTATAAACTTAGTTTTGCTGAAAATTCAAAGCAT encodes:
- a CDS encoding ArnT family glycosyltransferase codes for the protein MKPKFHRYLLALIGVCILIFFFNLDAIYVNIMEARNFGSAREMLNMDHWLLTTLNDIPRYEKPPLPTWLTAISAKIFGIENLWALRIPAACAATLLTVYLYKFSELLNITRKQAFIAALVAVTSFYIIFSGRNGQWDIFTHAFMMVAIYFLFQFFRDQRKLWRNVILAGIFFGFSILSKGPVSIYALFLPFVIAYFLVYKFQEFSKKWGALIVFIVLGLSVGLWWFAYVRIADPIAFLDIAKDEASNWGSYNIRPFYYYWSFFTQSGIWTIPSFVALLYPYLKNKVSNKKAYRFTVLWTFLSVILLSIIPEKKSRYLLPVLIPMALNTSFYIEYLFRNYSILKLNEKWIVYFNFGLIAIIGITFPIIAPFFLKLSGIYYLWYTLTSIALAGIGFGIFYFFKRKKIAKIFYLTISFICMIIILGFPLVDTLINNPNYKAFSELRKLSEKQQFEVYAYKSFSPEIIWNYGEPIPILKNDASFSIPKENIFGLLISPNDTITSEMFPKYSIEKVDRYDLNQVNPNKSGYKDRLIRDFYLLKKK
- a CDS encoding alpha/beta fold hydrolase produces the protein MKNFILLFSFCFLLFTNHTFSQSSFKVTKSGSGEPILLFPGFTSTSSVYKSLIEDLSKNHEIHAFTFAGFGEVAPIPTPWLKTIKEDIETYIINNELKNPVIIGHIMGGTLGLWLASEHANFKKLILIDALPAMGAFIARL
- a CDS encoding NAD-dependent epimerase/dehydratase family protein: MKVLVTGAAGFIGSHAAEALNKIGYQVTGIDNFSEYYDVKLKKLNAECLQKQNVEVINADLRETEDFKKLSTNFDFIIHFAAQPGISATSTFDQYLQNNFIATQNLIEFAHQNRKLKHFFNISTSSVYGLEATFSENTPTQPASYYGVTKLAAEQLVLAESRAKRLNSSSFRLYSVYGPRERPEKLYAKLISCAYHNEKFPFFSGSEKHLRSFTYVGDIIDGLLSAIEKHHELNGEIINLGTEAEYTTQEGIDCVEKLLGKKIELQIVPKRKGDQWHTRANITKAKKILEYNPKTTLKEGLQKQINWYKNNFL
- the meaB gene encoding methylmalonyl Co-A mutase-associated GTPase MeaB, translated to MTTPSKKFTLSQSNSIPASANVSTNAAEKIKSLRKEKQDHSVILNQLLQGNHTALGKAITLVESNNVNHQEQASAIIEGALASAGKSIRIGITGVPGVGKSTFIESFGGYLLKLGKKVAVLAVDPSSTISKGSILGDKTRMENLVKEENAFIRPSPSGDSLGGVARKTRESILLCEAAGFDIILIETVGVGQSETTVHSMCDFFLLLKLAGAGDELQGIKRGIMEMADAIVINKADGENIKAANTAKLDFKRALHLYPPKESSWLPEVLLSSALYNEGIPEIWELIESFNKITTENGYFLLNRKEQSKFWLLQTINEQLKHSFYQNPEIKVALEKQLKAIFDNKTTAFIAAKQLLDKFSKL
- a CDS encoding lipid-A-disaccharide synthase N-terminal domain-containing protein, with amino-acid sequence MSPWYVYTVGFIAQILFSGRLLLQWILSEKHKKVLTPSLFWKFSLIASFLLFVYGDLQDDFSIMFGQAITYYIYIQNLQLQGEWDKMKRIFQLFIYIFPAFVVLYNYNNGTLDLQRFFGNDSIPIWLVLLGTVAQIIFNLRFLYQWIYSERKKESILPLGFWVLSLIGASLILIYAIIRRDPVLFTGHIFGSVVYVRNIILSQKSKRQLNEA
- a CDS encoding glycosyltransferase, whose product is MEYQFTIIVPIYNEEENLYRLEKQLSLYLEIARIPTCILLVNDGSSDNSLSMIEKICERNKAFFFISFEKNCGLSAAIKAGFDYADTQLIGYIDSDLQTDPEDFNLLMQDIGEYDLVTGWRADRKDSFVKNMSSLIANGIRKSFTHDGMNDTGCPLKIIKADYAKRIPMFKGLHRFLPAMIMLQNGTVKQVPVRHYPRIAGKAKFHLWNRLLGPLVDCFAYLWMKKKYINYNVAKKG